A genomic window from Silene latifolia isolate original U9 population chromosome Y, ASM4854445v1, whole genome shotgun sequence includes:
- the LOC141632799 gene encoding uncharacterized protein LOC141632799, which translates to MTYKNNMYDIVFLSETKCSTQYVASIFRFYGFDHHVGVDAVGSKGGLWVGWKSSWNIDCITKNPNFIIIKVNECGGRFWYVFFVYGSPKKEQRQSVWLDIEHWLSRMDSHFILLGDFNQVEFKEDKLGGNKGSIYGAEFFSEWKVRNSLSDIVYKGPKFTWCNNRKGTKRIYERIDKGLASPLWCSLFPYSGIKHFPIQCSDHAPIVFDTGFFEPHKRKIFRMEAWAFEYEETLQLLKQEWFHYDRGSPVTKLLRKLRRTRNVFKKWTLNKRKSWNEKWSEFDNKLEFELERVFSGHSEDGYQKWHDSYIEFNKAATLYWRQRSKMHWIKDGDAVTRFFFNSVKHRHDRNLIMGLKKADNSWTFEKQELVGIFDNHFKDIYGVNDSYGSFRQYQETREHLFGNIKSLLSNDQQDYFSSSFTRKEVRTAVFQLGATKSPGPDGIPALFYQKFWFHIKTEVENAVLFMLNTGNISAEFNRTAIALIPKVSSPETVDNFRPISLCNVIMKIVTKCISNRLKGVMSFLVGDYQNGFVPGRHIADNILLSHELLHHISNKRVGKRGLIAVKVDMSKAYDRLNWNFIRCTLLSMKFPATFVDLIMNCVTTVSYEVLINGSPGKSFIPKAGIRQGDSLSSYLFALCTEVLSQLLCSAQDKKLIKGIRISRDSPPISHLLFADDSIFFLDAQAADCTALMSLLSQYGNASGQRINEDKTTITTSPNCTLRNYKDCLKILKAPGHKGMGKYLGLPTDFGSSKKEIFAMVIDKVRLRIQSWNNNYLSSAGRLTLVNSVLSSLSLFSLSAFKMPVSVSSKINSLLSQFWWGGTIRRRSLHWCSNIIISASKSDGGLGIRNIGCLNQSLLAKIGWKILAAPGSLISRVLGPKFKLLSHTIFSSSFTTSGNLSWGERGIRWGVQLLREHLAWQVGFPSLLDVWKDKWIFGLSLGQLLGLSDHEINMKPPLSVCQLQNASGDWNVEAITSICGNALAPYILALPLAVDEFDDSLFWLRTTNGQYSVKSGYAMAFTRHWDAKATHTDHNRMTRSSKSFCKQRLWTLPIQGKWKTFLWKLLSNSLPIGLEASRRNLPWNYQCKLCASFDDHLESLEHLFRDCLISSHIWAGSPLGIRSFNGNNIPIQLWVTNWIGFLLKEDSLDSCILFISTLWRIWCLRNDLVFRPDSVMGLSSQIRILTTDAINNSSVAALPLSIQPPGDTSVMESIKHHQPFFIINNSLCPDYIRLMCDASWFSDFKASAGWVLQDSVGVVLHTGRSSF; encoded by the coding sequence ATGACctataaaaataatatgtatGATATAGTTTTTTTATCAGAAACAAAATGTAGTACGCAGTATGTTGCTTCTATTTTTCGGTTTTATGGGTTCGATCATCATGTAGGGGTTGATGCAGTCGGTTCTAAAGGGGGTCTTTGGGTTGGATGGAAGTCCTCTTGGAATATTGATTGTATCACTAAGAATCCTAACTTTATTATTATCAAGGTCAATGAATGTGGTGGACGTTTCTGGTATGTCTTCTTTGTTTATGGTTCACCAAAAAAGGAGCAAAGACAATCAGTTTGGCTTGATATTGAACATTGGTTGTCTCGTATGGATTCACATTTTATTCTACTTGGTGATTTCAACCAAGTAGAATTTAAAGAAGACAAGTTGGGAGGTAATAAGGGTTCCATTTATGGAGCAGAATTTTTCTCGGAATGGAAAGTACGTAATTCCCTTTCTGATATTGTTTATAAAGGACCGAAGTTTACATGGTGCAATAACCGTAAGGGTACCAAAAGAATTTACGAACGTATTGATAAAGGGTTGGCATCTCCTTTATGGTGTTCACTATTCCCCTATTCTGGTATAAAACATTTCCCTATTCAATGTTCTGATCATGCGCCTATTGTTTTTGATACTGGTTTTTTTGAGCCACATAAACGGAAAATCTTTCGTATGGAAGCATGGGCTTTTGAATATGAGGAAACACTTCAACTATTGAAGCAAGAATGGTTTCACTACGATAGAGGATCTCCAGTGACTAAGCTTTTGCGGAAATTACGACGAACTCGAAATGTTTTCAAGAAATGGACTCTCAATAAGCGAAAATCATGGAATGAAAAATGGTCGGAATTTGATAACAAATTAGAATTCGAACTGGAGAGAGTTTTTTCTGGACATAGTGAAGATGGTTATCAAAAATGGCATGATAGTTATATTGAATTTAATAAGGCTGCAACTCTTTATTGGCGTCAACGTTCAAAAATGCATTGGATTAAAGATGGGGATGCTGTTACTAGGTTCTTTTTTAATTCAGTTAAGCATCGACATGATCGTAATTTAATTATGGGTTTGAAAAAGGCTGATAATTCTTGGACCTTTGAGAAGCAAGAGTTAGTTGGTATTTTTGATAATCACTTCAAAGACATATATGGTGTCAATGATTCTTACGGATCATTTCGACAATATCAGGAAACCCGTGAACACTTGTTTGGGAATATAAAGTCTTTGTTATCCAATGATCAGCAGGATTATTTCTCTTCTTCGTTTACGCGTAAGGAAGTAAGAACAGCTGTTTTTCAACTTGGAGCTACTAAATCACCTGGACCAGATGGAATTCCTGCTCTTTTTTATCAAAAATTTTGGTTTCACATTAAGACTGAAGTTGAGAACGCTGTTCTCTTTATGCTTAATACAGGGAATATTTCTGCTGAATTCAACCGCACTGCTATTGCGCTCATTCCTAAGGTTTCTAGTCCGGAAACGGTCGATAATTTTCGACCCATCAGTCTTTGTAACGTTATTATGAAAATCGTTACAAAATGCATCTCTAACAGATTAAAGGGGGTCATGTCTTTTCTTGTTGGGGATTATCAAAATGGGTTTGTTCCCGGGAGACACATTGCTGATAATATCTTATTATCACATGAATTACTGCATCATATTTCCAATAAGCGTGTTGGCAAAAGGGGTCTTATTGCTGTTAAAGTAGACATGAGCAAAGCATACGATCGGTTGAATTGGAATTTCATTAGATGTACTCTTCTTTCAATGAAGTTTCCAGCCACCTTTGTCGACCTCATTATGAATTGTGTTACTACGGTTTCGTATGAAGTTTTGATTAATGGTTCGCCGGGAAAGAGTTTTATCCCTAAAGCTGGTATTCGTCAGGGGGATTCTCTTTCTTCATATCTCTTCGCATTATGCACTGAAGTTTTATCCCAGTTACTTTGTTCAGCACAAGACAAAAAATTGATTAAGGGTATACGAATCTCACGTGATTCTCCTCCTATTTCGCATTTGCTCTTTGCAGATGATTCTATTTTCTTTCTTGATGCTCAGGCAGCGGATTGTACTgctttaatgtcattattatctCAATATGGGAACGCATCTGGTCAACGCATCAATGAAGATAAGACTACTATTACTACGAGTCCTAATTGCACTCTTCGGAATTATAAGGACTGTTTGAAAATCTTAAAAGCACCGGGACATAAAGGCATGGGTAAATACTTGGGATTACCTACTGATTTTGGATCTTCGAAAAAGGAGATTTTTGCTATGGTCATTGATAAAGTTCGTTTACGAATTCAAAGCTGGAATAATAATTATTTATCATCGGCTGGTCGACTGACTCTTGTTAACTCAGTACTTTCTTCGCTTTCCCTTTTTTCTCTATCGGCATTTAAAATGCCGGTAAGTGTGAGTTCGAAGATTAATTCTCTTctttcacaattttggtggggaGGTACTATTAGGAGGAGGAGTCTCCATTGGTgtagtaatattattattagtgcTTCGAAATCTGATGGTGGACTTGGCATTCGTAATATTGGTTGCCTTAATCAAAGCCTCTTAGCCAAAATTGGATGGAAAATTTTGGCTGCCCCTGGTAGCCTTATCAGCAGAGTTCTTGGGCCAAAATTTAAATTATTGTCTCATACAATTTTCAGCTCCTCCTTTACCACTTCTGGGAATCTTTCATGGGGAGAACGTGGCATTCGTTGGGGTGTTCAGTTACTAAGGGAGCATCTTGCTTGGCAAGTTGGTTTCCCATCTCTTCTTGATGTTTGGAAGGATAAATGGATTTTTGGCTTGTCATTGGGACAGCTTCTCGGCCTATCAGATCATGAAATCAATATGAAGCCCCCTCTTTCTGTGTGTCAATTGCAAAATGCTTCTGGGGATTGGAATGTTGAAGCGATCACTTCCATTTGTGGCAATGCTTTGGCTCCTTATATTCTTGCTCTTCCTTTGGCTGTTGATGAATTTGATGATAGTTTATTTTGGCTAAGAACTACAAATGGTCAATATTCTGTTAAAAGTGGATATGCAATGGCCTTCACACGTCATTGGGATGCCAAGGCTACTCATACGGATCATAATCGAATGACTCGTTCGTCTAAATCCTTTTGCAAACAACGTTTATGGACTCTTCCTATTCAGGGCAAATGGAAAACTTTTCTTTGGAAACTTCTTTCCAATTCTCTTCCTATTGGGCTTGAAGCCAGTAGAAGAAACCTCCCATGGAATTATCAGTGCAAATTATGTGCCTCTTTTGATGATCATTTGGAATCTTTGGAACATCTTTTTCGAGACTGTTTGATCTCTTCCCACATCTGGGCGGGTTCACCATTAGGCATTCGTAGCTTTAATGGTAACAATATCCCCATTCAGTTATGGGTTACTAATTGGATTGGTTTTCTTCTTAAGGAGGATTCCTTGGACTCTTGCATCCTCTTTATAAGTACCTTATGGCGCATATGGTGCTTACGGAATGATTTGGTCTTTCGCCCGGATTCGGTTATGGGGTTATCTTCTCAAATTCGGATTTTAACTACAGATGCTATCAACAATTCCTCTGTAGCTGCTCTTCCTCTGTCCATCCAACCCCCGGGGGACACTTCTGTGATGGAATCAATCAAGCACCATCAGCCATTTTTTATCATCAACAACAGCCTTTGCCCTGATTACATTAGGCTTATGTGTGATGCTTCGTGGTTCTCGGATTTTAAGGCTTCTGCTGGATGGGTTCTTCAAGACTCAGTTGGAGTTGTCCTCCATACTGGGCGTTCTAGTTTTTGA